A part of Liolophura sinensis isolate JHLJ2023 chromosome 1, CUHK_Ljap_v2, whole genome shotgun sequence genomic DNA contains:
- the LOC135461772 gene encoding uncharacterized protein LOC135461772, with product MEVVGRGLAYLMAKLQSWPIAFERQRLLKYVKSGTEKCVKCVLSLPPVWFLLTRVLILVDKLRSLLIIRAITRVVMTVANLVLWILSVTLDRKRPFLPYVLWALVSGALGVQLLGFSTPWWIFMQGHYVDPCSHVQGLWEVCIMLSSGIINACEITYQLQKEHPPSSFVNSCGQNHVYLDGVRLLPVRILEVLGLVLATLSEIMVLQCVLPRAQQRRPSARIRMSLTLFSLSAGASILAGVILCQKKVEQASRDDSYMSMDWSSSVCCTAGLMFLLCGVISVRL from the exons ATGGAAGTTGTCGGCCGTGGACTTGCCTATCTAATGGCAAAGTTACAGTCCTGGCCGATTGCCTTTGAACGACAAAGGttattaaaatatgtgaaatctGGAACAGAGAAATGTGTGAAGTGCGTCCTATCCTTACCCCCTGTGTGGTTCCTGTTGACTCGTGTACTTATTCTTGTCGACAAGTTGCGATCATTGCTAATCATCCGGGCCATTACTCGGGTGGTAATGACTGTTGCGAATCTAGTTTTGTGGATATTGAGTGTAACACTTGACAGAAAGAGGCCCTTCTTACCCTACGTGCTGTGGGCGCTGGTCAGTGGGGCCCTGGGTGTGCAGCTGCTGGGCTTCAGCACCCCCTGGTGGATTTTCATGCAAGGCCACTACGTGGATCCGTGCTCTCATGTGCAGGGCTTGTGGGAGGTGTGCATCATGTTGTCATCCGGTATAATAAATGCCTGTGAAATCACCTATCAGTTACAGAAAGAACACCCTCCAAGCAGCTTTGTCAACTCTTGTGGCCAGAACCACGTGTACTTGGATGGCGTTA GACTATTGCCAGTAAGGATACTCGAAGTTTTGGGGTTGGTGTTGGCGACTCTGTCAGAAATCATGGTGTTACAGTGTGTACTACCCCGAGCCCAGCAGCGCCGGCCTTCCGCACGGATTAGGATGTCTCTTACCCTATTCAGCCTGAGTGCAG GTGCCTCCATCCTGGCGGGAGTGATATTGTGTCAGAAAAAAGTGGAACAGGCCAGCAGGGATGACAGCTACATGTCCATGGACTGGTCATCTTCTGTCTGCTGTACAGCTGGTTTAATGTTTCTACTCTGCGGTGTGATCTCCGTTCGCTTGTGA
- the LOC135481834 gene encoding small ribosomal subunit protein mS22-like, with translation MATVLKNVCLSKFILQVLNSLKDANRALVHNRQTSIFSNKRVLSTSAGGQDVKSETNQRQEDPLPLFCSERVQSLLGRITGFDVTKINRVRPAASVPPEYHLLTEEQLKQKQELAEAEARDRLQMPPYMKAREPITEVLSRDKQIQGVNQHKYVFTDITYAMLDRERQVVVREPDGTLRRATWEERDKVNQIYNPQPGRKLFVPKMFSPENLEKLLAQRKYEYVLDRACVQFEPDNVEYIRVTHRTYEVVNSRHDFDELRSTRHFGPMAFYLVWHKNIDQLLVDMLKRDKLVDGADLVQLFHAVHPDCESAQESTGLTDSLQLIELYCQRDAVERGQVELALQAYYAELQTEKAA, from the exons ATGGCCACGGTGCTGAAAAACGTGTGCCTGTCAAAATTCATTTTGCAAGTTCTTAATTCGTTAAAAGATGCCAACCGGGCTTTGGTGCATAATAGACAGACGAGCATTTTTTCGAACAAACGTGTGTTGTCAACGTCAGCTGGTG GACAAGATGTGAAATCTGAGACAAATCAAAGACAAGAAGATCCACTGCCACTGTTCTGCAGTGAACGAGTGCAATCTCTTCTGGGTCGTATCACCGGGTTTGATGTCACTAAAATAAATCGTGTACGTCCAGCAGCCTCAGTGCCACCCGAGTACCATCTGCTGACAGAAGAACAACTGAAACAG AAACAAGAATTGGCTGAAGCTGAAGCTCGTGATCGCCTGCAGATGCCGCCCTACATGAAGGCTCGTGAACCAATCACAGAGGTGCTGAGTAGGGATAAACAAATACAGGGGGTGAATCAGCACAAGTATGTCTTTACAGACATCACCTACGCCATGCTGGACAGG GAACGACAGGTTGTGGTCCGAGAGCCGGATGGTACATTGCGGAGAGCAACGTGGGAAGAGAGAGACAAGGTCAACCAAATATACAACCCTCAGCCAGGGCGCAAACTCTTTGTCCCCAAAATGTTTTCACCTGAAAACTTGGAG AAATTGTTAGCACAGAGAAAATATGAGTATGTTTTGGACCGTGCTTGTGTACAGTTTGAGCCAGACAATGTGGAGTACATCAGA GTGACTCATAGAACTTATGAGGTGGTGAACAGCCGGCATGATTTTGATGAACTTCGCTCAACTCGGCATTTTGGTCCAATGGCGTTTTACTTGGTGTGGCACAAGAACATTGACCAGCTTCTTGTGGACATGCTCAAGAGAGACAA ACTTGTTGATGGTGCTGACCTAGTCCAGCTGTTCCATGCAGTGCACCCAGACTGCGAGTCTGCCCAGGAGTCCACAGGGCTCACAGATTCCTTACAACTCATTGAG CTTTATTGTCAGCGAGATGCGGTGGAGCGCGGTCAGGTGGAGCTGGCTCTTCAGGCTTATTATGCTGAACTGCAGACAGAGAAAGCTGCATAG